In one Myripristis murdjan chromosome 5, fMyrMur1.1, whole genome shotgun sequence genomic region, the following are encoded:
- the st3gal8 gene encoding ST3 beta-galactoside alpha-2,3-sialyltransferase 8 gives MLMRRKLCAVVLFAAIVILMLASQTIQRRHLLSLSLAPPLSRATPSRGATEMRAGPAADLTPDPAATPPPPSAARPDSQEAEPEGDPRAAGHAPVQPSPCGCADPCVSELGASRWFGERFDPQQQPVLLSSSSNMDGEALRWWLGLQRSNDEQTLEEVMSKMFRVISPPTLDLRPRPSRCRSCAVVGNSGNLRHSRHGGLIDSHSSVIRMNKAVTRGFEEDVGNRTTHHFLYPESAVDVGRGVSLVLLPFKLRDLEWLTSALSTGQVKMTYMRVRDRVQADKDKVLVVNPVFFKYVHDRWTEHHGRYPSTGMLALVFALHTCDQVSVFGYGADQQGNWHHYWEENRYAGAFRKTGVHNADFETQIIQRLAKEGKISLHL, from the exons ATGTTGATGAGGAGGAAGCTGTGCGCCGTCGTGCTGTTTGCTGCCATCGTCATCCTCATGCTCGCCAGTCAGACCATCCAGAGGAGAcacctcctgtctctgtccttAGCCCCGCCCCTCAGCCGGGCCACGCCCTCCAGAGGAGCAACAGAGATGA GGGCGGGGCCTGCTGCTgacctgacccctgaccccgcCGCGACTCCCCCGCCACCCAGCGCCGCCCGGCCCGACAGTCAAGAGGCGGAGCCTGAAGGCGATCCCCGAGCCGCGGGACACGCCCCGGTCCAGCCCAG TCCGTGTGGCTGTGCTGACCCGTGTGTGTCGGAGCTGGGGGCGTCCCGCTGGTTCGGCGAGCGTTTCGACCCGCAGCAGCAGCCCGTCctgctcagcagcagcagcaacatggaCGGCGAGGCGCTCAGATGGTGGCTG GGTCTGCAGCGCTCCAATGACGAGCAGACTCTGGAGGAAGTGATGTCAAAGATGTTCCGGGTCATTTCCCCGCCCACTCTGGACCTCAGGCCCCGCCCCTCTCGTTGCCGTAGCTGCGCTGTGGTCGGCAACTCCGGCAACCTGCGGCACTCCAGACACGGCGGCCTGATCGACTCACACAGCTCCGTGAtccg gatGAACAAGGCGGTGACTCGCGGTTTCGAGGAGGACGTTGGGAATCGGAcgacgcatcacttcctgtaccCAGAGAGCGCCGTGGACGTGGGGCGGGGCGTCAGCCTCGTCCTGCTGCCCTTCAAATTAAGAGACCTGGAGTGGCTGACCAGCGCGCTGTCCACCGGACAGGTCAAAAT gacCTACATGCGGGTCAGAGACAGAGTCCAGGCTGATAAAGATAAG gtcCTGGTGGTGAACCCGGTGTTCTTCAAGTACGTTCATGATCGCTGGACGGAACATCACGGCCGCTACCCGTCCACCGGCATGCTGGCCCTCGTGTTCGCCCTGCACACCTGCGACcag gtgtcGGTGTTCGGTTACGGTGCAGACCAGCAGGGGAACTGGCATCACTACTGGGAGGAGAATCGCTACGCCGGCGCCTTCAGGAAGACGGGCGTGCACAACGCCGACTTCGAAACGCAGATCATCCAGAGGCTCGCCAAGGAGGGCAAGATCAGCCTgcacctgtga